The Chloroflexus aggregans DSM 9485 genome segment GTGAACGCATAAGGCGCAAAGGACGCAGAGAGCGCAGCGTGTTTTATAGGGATAACCCCAAGCACACTCACCCGACCTAAAAAACCTTCGCGTCCTTTGCGCTCGTGGCGCCTTTGCGTCTCGGCATCTTGTCATCCCAACGGTAGTTGCCGCTTCCGCTCACCGGTCAGCGCAAAGATTGCATTGGCGACTGCGGCGGCAATCGGCCCCATCGGCGGTTCGCCCCCTCCAAACGGCTGGTTGCCGCTCCGCAGAATCTCTACACCGATCTCCGGTGCATCAGCGATGGTCAGCAACGGATAGCGGTCGAAATTACCGGCCTCGATCCGTCCCTCGCTGATTGTCACCCGTTCAAACAGCGTGGCGCTTAGCCCCATCATGATCCCACCCTCGGTTTGCGCAGCTAACCCGTCAGGGTTAATTGCAAGACCGGGGTCAATCGCAGCCCAGACCCGATACACGCGCAACCGATCACCTTCATAACCGACCTCGGCAATATGTGCGGCCATGGTGCCTGCGTCTACACTGCATGCCAGACCACGCCCACGCCCTGCCGGCGCCGGTTGATCCCATCCGGCCATAGCCGCCACCGTGCGTAACGTTGCTGCCATTCGTCGGCCCTGTTCGGTATCGGGTAAGTGGCGCAATCGAAACGCCAGCGGGTCACTGCCGGCTGCATGGGCAAGTTCGTCAATGAAGCTCTCGACGGCAAAGACGTTAGCCGGCAGACCCAACCCACGCCACGGTCCGGTCGGCACCGGTAATGCTACCGTCTGAGCCGTGACCAACAGGTTGGGAATGTTGTAGATTAGCCGTGCTCCGCGCCAGCCGCCGAAATCACTGCCGATCAGCCACCGCAGCGGCGCCGGAAAGAGGTCAAAGAGTACCGTTCCGCTGGCGTGCCGCTGCTCGAGTGCGACAATGGTGCCATCTGCATCGAGCGTAGCGCGGAAGGCAGCATAGGTCGGTGGCCGCAGGTAGCCATGACGAAACTCTTCGGTGCGCGTCCAACCGACATGCACCGGTTTACCTACTGCCGCCGAGAGTATCGCCGCTTCGCTCGCGACGGTAGTCGTGACTTTACGACCAAACCCGCCGCCAAGGTACGTTGGGGTGACTTCGACCGTCTCTGCTTTACGACCCAACAGGTTGGCTATCGCATTTGCCACCTGTACCGGCGATTGTGTACTCACCCACGCCCGCACCCGGTCAGGTTGCACATCGACCAACGCGGCTTGCGGTTCGAGATTAGCGTGGGCGGCGAGTGGCGTGCGGTAAACTGCCTCGATCACCTGAGCCGTGCGCAATGCGCTCGCGGCATCGCCGCGCTGTTGAATGGGTGTGCCTAACCCAACCTGCGCCACCAATTGCTCTTCGAGGTCGCGGTGCGTGAAGGGGGGCGGTAACTCCCACTCTAGCTCAAGGTCATTGAGCGCGGCATAGGCGGTAAGGCGCGACTCGGCCACTACTCCGGCAAAGCCGTCGCGGATCACAACCTGCACTACACCCGGTCGTTCGAGCGCTGTGCCCGGTGCAGCACGCCGTAGTTTTGCCCCTAGCCGAGGCGGACGAGCGACTGCACCGTACAGCATGCCCTCTACACGCGCATCGTAGCCATAAATCGCAGCACCCCGAATTTTTGCCGGTAGATCGAGCCGAGGTACCGGTTGCCCGATAATTCGCCAGCGCTCAGGCGGAGTGAGCGGTGCTGCTTCCGGTGGCTGCCAGTCACGTGGTTGTGCGGCAAGTTCGCCAAAACCGATCCGCCGCACTGGGTTGCTTGCGTCAATCACAAATCCTTGCTCGATCTGCGCCTGGGTTGGCTCAATCCCTAGTTCCTTGGCCCCGGCTATCCGCAGCATCTCTCGCATGGTAGCCGCCGTTTCGCGCAAAACCGGGAAGAGCGAAATGACTGAATACGAAGCACTGGTGCCGGCTCCGTCACGCACCGGCCCAATCGAACTACTCTGCGTAATCCCGACCTGCTCCCACGCCACTCCCAACTCTTCCGCCGCAATTTGGGCGAGCGCCGTATGCACCCCTTGCCCCATCTCGACCTTCGGCATCGCCATGATCACTCGCCCATCAGGTTGAATATTGAACCAGACGGCCGGCTCGCGTGAAAAAGATGAGGGTATTTCGATCACATCACCAAAAAATCGGCCAATGCCAACCGGGCTGCCGGTAATCCTAGCGTCGCGCCGAGTGCCAGACCACCGCCGACCAATCCCAATCCGATCAGAAAGCCACGTCGCGTCATGCGCCAGCGTGGTGGGCGTGTCTCACGTTTCATGCTGCCTCCTCCCGTATCAATTCGGCGGCACGCATGACGGCACGTGCAATGCGAGCATACGAACCACACCGACAGTAGTTGTAGCGCATCGCTGCGATCATCTCATCGTAGGTCGGGTTGGGTGTCTCGGCCAAGAGTGTGGCGGCGGTCATCATTTGCCCACTCATACACCAACCGCACTGCGGCACTTGTAGCTCGAGGAAGGCCTGCTGGACCGGATGCAACCGCTCGGCATTCCCTAGACCTTCGATGGTTGTGATCGTGGATCCGGCCAACGTATGCACCATCGTTTGGCAACTGCGGGTTGCTTTGCCGTTGACATGAACCGTACACGCTCCGCAAATCCCGGCTCCACACCCAAACTTGGTACCCGTTAGGCCCAACTCATCACGGAGGACGTAAAGTAATGGGCGGGTCGGTTCGTCAGCGACAGTGTAACGCTGACCATTGATGATAAGTTCCATACGTGCCCTCTCGCAAAGTGCAGGCATTGCCATTCTTTGGTACAATATCTGTGCAAAACCTTTTCACAGTATACTACGAATAATTCATGATGACCAACACACCAATTTTAATCGTCGGTGGTTTTGCCGGCGAACCAAAACTGTATCAACCATTACAGACGTACCTCGCCGACGTGAGTGGACGGCCGGTCTTTATCACGCCGATCAACCGCCTTGATTGGGCGTGGGTCACGTTGACCGACAGCTATGCTGATCTGTTGCGCAAGCTCGACCGCACGGTGAACCACGTGCTTACCGCTACTAATAGCTCGCGTGTCACGCTGGTTGCCCATAGCGCCGGTGGTGTGCTGGCCCGCATCTTCCTCGGCGACCAGCCCTACCGCGGGCGCGCCTACTATGGCCACCGACGGGTTGACATGCTGATCATGCTGGGTACGCCGCAGCGCACCGAACGCGAAGGCCGCATTGGCGGCCTCAACCAGATTCGCTGGGTCGAACAGCATTATCCGGGAGCGTATTGGTCAGAGGTGCAGTATGTGAGTGTGATCGGGCGCAGCATCTTTGGTAATCCCAACGGCCCGCCGCCCGAACGCGGCGCCTACCAGAGCTATCGTCTCATCAGCGGCGAAGGCGCGCAATGGGGCGATGGCGTGACGCCGCTGCATCACGGCCTTTTGCCCGGCTCATTACAAATCATCATCCCCGGCTTGCGCCATGACTCCCGTCCCGACCGGCTCTGGTACGGCTCTAGCCCGGCCACAGTCGCGGTTTGGTGGCAGGCTGCCGCCGCATATGCTGCCACATCAACCGACGTGATCGGCTATAATCAAACTGTATCGCCGGTTAAACTGGCGCGCTGACGACAACCATGTTGTGACTGTGGCGCCCAATAGTGAGTGTTGCGCCAACCATCACCCACGAGGAACCGATATGTTTCGCCGTCTCTTTGGACGCGCTCAAGATGCACCGCGTAGCGAAGAAGAAGCTGCCCGTGAACAAGAGCAGGTTGCTGCTTCGCTGGAAAAATCGCGCCAAGGTATTTTTGGTCGGATCGCAAAACTCTTCGCCAACGATGATCCGATCACCGATCAATTGTGGGACGAACTTGAAGAGGCGTTGATCCAGGCTGATGTCGGTCTGGAAACAACGCAGTATCTCGTCAATCGCACCATCGACCGTGTGAATCGTTACGGCGTCAAGAAAGCACGTGAAGCGCGCGAGATGCTCAAGGCCGAGATGGTGCGTACCTTTGCCGAATATGCCGGTCAGCAGCGTCCTGATGCTAAACCGTATGTGATTTTGGTCGTCGGTGTGAATGGAGCCGGCAAGACCACCCTCATCGCGAAGCTTGCTCACCGCTATAAAAATCGCTTCGGCAAGAAGGTACTGCTTGCCGCCGGCGATACCTTCCGTGCTGCTGCCACCGAGCAGCTTGAGACGTGGGCAGAGCGAGCCGGCGTGCCATGCGTCAGCCTTGGTCAAGGCGCTGATGCGGCGGCAGTGGTGTATAAGGCGATCGATGCCGCGCTTGAGCAAGATGTCGATATCTTGATCGTCGATACCGCCGGTCGCTTGCATGCCAAGTACAATCTGATGCAAGAGCTTGAGAAGATTCGCAATATTATTGCGCGTAAGCTGCCCGGTGCGCCCCACGAGACGATCCTGGTGATCGATGCGACCACCGGCCAGAACGGGGTGTTACAGGCCAAAGCTTTTCTCAAGGCTGCCGGTGTGACCGATGTGGCCGTGACGAAAATGGATGGGACGGCAAAGGGTGGGATCGCCTTTGCCATTGCGCAAGACATCGAACGCCCGATCCGCTACATCGGCACCGGCGAGAAGCTCGACGATCTGGCGCTGTTCGACGCGCAAACCTTTGTTGATGCGCTCTTTGCTGAACCAACCGCGGTGAAGAATTCGTAAGAACGGCTAAGTGACGTCGTGTTTGCCGACATATGGGCACCGCACTGCTGTGCCCATCCTGATAGGTGTGCTGGTATGTCCGTCGAAATCGTTAAATGCCCATCCTGCAAACAGAAACTCGCGATTTTTCCGTATGTGCCTGTCGGCGGGCTTGTCGTGTGTGCCAATCGGAATTGTGGCGCCGACCTGCGTCTCGTGTCACGCAAACCGGCTCGGGTTGAGTTGGTGCCCCAACAAGAAACCTACACCGTTGATTACCGTCCAGAGTCGT includes the following:
- a CDS encoding xanthine dehydrogenase family protein molybdopterin-binding subunit — translated: MAMPKVEMGQGVHTALAQIAAEELGVAWEQVGITQSSSIGPVRDGAGTSASYSVISLFPVLRETAATMREMLRIAGAKELGIEPTQAQIEQGFVIDASNPVRRIGFGELAAQPRDWQPPEAAPLTPPERWRIIGQPVPRLDLPAKIRGAAIYGYDARVEGMLYGAVARPPRLGAKLRRAAPGTALERPGVVQVVIRDGFAGVVAESRLTAYAALNDLELEWELPPPFTHRDLEEQLVAQVGLGTPIQQRGDAASALRTAQVIEAVYRTPLAAHANLEPQAALVDVQPDRVRAWVSTQSPVQVANAIANLLGRKAETVEVTPTYLGGGFGRKVTTTVASEAAILSAAVGKPVHVGWTRTEEFRHGYLRPPTYAAFRATLDADGTIVALEQRHASGTVLFDLFPAPLRWLIGSDFGGWRGARLIYNIPNLLVTAQTVALPVPTGPWRGLGLPANVFAVESFIDELAHAAGSDPLAFRLRHLPDTEQGRRMAATLRTVAAMAGWDQPAPAGRGRGLACSVDAGTMAAHIAEVGYEGDRLRVYRVWAAIDPGLAINPDGLAAQTEGGIMMGLSATLFERVTISEGRIEAGNFDRYPLLTIADAPEIGVEILRSGNQPFGGGEPPMGPIAAAVANAIFALTGERKRQLPLG
- the ftsY gene encoding signal recognition particle-docking protein FtsY; its protein translation is MFRRLFGRAQDAPRSEEEAAREQEQVAASLEKSRQGIFGRIAKLFANDDPITDQLWDELEEALIQADVGLETTQYLVNRTIDRVNRYGVKKAREAREMLKAEMVRTFAEYAGQQRPDAKPYVILVVGVNGAGKTTLIAKLAHRYKNRFGKKVLLAAGDTFRAAATEQLETWAERAGVPCVSLGQGADAAAVVYKAIDAALEQDVDILIVDTAGRLHAKYNLMQELEKIRNIIARKLPGAPHETILVIDATTGQNGVLQAKAFLKAAGVTDVAVTKMDGTAKGGIAFAIAQDIERPIRYIGTGEKLDDLALFDAQTFVDALFAEPTAVKNS
- a CDS encoding esterase/lipase family protein, producing MMTNTPILIVGGFAGEPKLYQPLQTYLADVSGRPVFITPINRLDWAWVTLTDSYADLLRKLDRTVNHVLTATNSSRVTLVAHSAGGVLARIFLGDQPYRGRAYYGHRRVDMLIMLGTPQRTEREGRIGGLNQIRWVEQHYPGAYWSEVQYVSVIGRSIFGNPNGPPPERGAYQSYRLISGEGAQWGDGVTPLHHGLLPGSLQIIIPGLRHDSRPDRLWYGSSPATVAVWWQAAAAYAATSTDVIGYNQTVSPVKLAR
- a CDS encoding (2Fe-2S)-binding protein → MELIINGQRYTVADEPTRPLLYVLRDELGLTGTKFGCGAGICGACTVHVNGKATRSCQTMVHTLAGSTITTIEGLGNAERLHPVQQAFLELQVPQCGWCMSGQMMTAATLLAETPNPTYDEMIAAMRYNYCRCGSYARIARAVMRAAELIREEAA